catgtcacagtggggttaaaaaaacaaggggggcagcatggcacagtgggattgaaaaaagggggggagcagcatagtatagtgtgatgaaggggagccaggcgaagggggcaaaagcagcatgaagggcgcagtgtgatcataaggcatggccacgatgaaggggcacattattgtaatgttggagctggaggaaggcctaaatattaatcctgggtggtattaatttaacgccagggttgtttagaattatgtaaatgtaggcatttttttctaaatagggcccccagcattccaggatccagacaagccacaactaaagaaacctgcaggcacaggtggtgaaagtgagaagaacaggtaggagagagcaggacagtatgtgaactGTTGTGATTGTAGTAGTGATtgtgtcaatttttggtgagtgttgtgcccaatgtaaggtgcaggccaagactgaactgtttgtgtacacactgaatTTTTTGTATACTATACTGTGGTGacagatgtcctgaaagtcaggagtgcttggacatatgtgacgctccggcgaattgagagcctagtgattttgatgtgttagccacgccccaatggggcATTTGCCACgttcccaaatgcatgaccacacctccgaaattTTTTGCGCCACCATAAATTTTTTAGCATACTCAACTATATGGGGGAccccatgaatttattgtaccggggccctgaattcctcttggcagccctgctcccaATACCACTCAGTGCTGTCTAGATAGACATATGTGCAATACCCATGACTGGGTTGCAGAACTTGgtgataatgtaatataatatacacGCTGAAAATGGACAGTTTGTAACTCTGGGCACCGCCCCTTACATCCAATCTCCTAAATGACCGCAACTGGAAACTAGAGCTCAgctgctgctgtccatggtgTCTGTCACTGCTGCGGGTGTCATGTTTCAGCCTAACAGACACCGGAAGAGGAGGTCGCCGTTACCATGGAGACGAGCGTGGCGTGTCAACTGGCGGAGGCCATGCTGGGTGATGGCGGAGTGAGGTGAGGAGGTAGGAGGCACGCAGATACAGACAAGGACAGGCCAGGGTACAGcgctgatatgtgtgaaggagccTCCAGAATAACGGGGCCGATCCCCCCAGATCCCACCCTGTTCCCTGAATGCTACAGGCGGCCGGCGTCAGCCCGGGGCCGGCTGGAGGGCACTGACATGAAGCTGGGTTTTCTCTTCGGCCCTCTGGCTCCGGACCCCACATTATATCCGACCTGTTACACCGCCCGGCCCGCTAACCCTGCGCCCAGGATCCGCCCCAATGCCCAGGACAtctggcagagggggcagaagggCACGGTGGGGGTCCTGCTGAGACTAGAGGGGATCTCCCTGCACGCAGGGTCCCCCCCTCCCAGGAAGAGCAAGGACCACGGGAAGGAGAACGTGCGGCGCATGAGGGAGATCCAGAAGCGGTGCCGGGACAAGGAGATGGACCGGGCGCGGGAGGCCCCTAAACCGGTGAGAGCCCTATGGAAGTCCCCCAAGTATGAGCATGTGGAGTCCAGGGTGAAGGTGAAGCTGGAGCAGCCGCCACCTCCCAGCACCGCCCCGGGACCTTTCCTGAAGTCCCATTCTAAGTGCGGGGCCTGCGTCCCCCCCAGGAGGCCGGGGTCCCCCAGCACTGCCCGGGACACCATGCAGGTGCACGGCTCCAGCATTGACTTTGTAGCGCACAATGCGAGGAGCGCTAAGAAGGTGCAGATCCGGCGCTCCCGCTCCGTGGATACCCTGCACGGCGTCCTGGAGGACCAGAGGCGGCAGCAGGAGGAGTACGACGCCAAGCAGAAGGGACATGTCCCCCAGTACCTGCTGGACCTGAAGGAGACGTGGAAGAAAGAGCGAGAGGACCGTAAGCAGCGGACCCCGGACCCCTCCCTGCCCCCCGGGCACACCCTGATGCCGGAACATGACAGGCAGCAGACGCTGCAGAACATCCAGCAGACGCAGTCGCAGCTGGTTAAGGACTTACTGATGCTCCCAGTCCGGGCGGACACACTCAGCATCCAGAACCGACGCACGGAGCTGGAAAAGAAACTTTCCGAGATCGAGGAGGCGATCAAAATATTTTCTCGTCCAAAAGTCTTCATCAAAATAGATTCTTAAACCTGACCCGTCAGTATCCCATAAGCGTCCTATGTTACCATTGTGTATTGCTGCTTTATAGACCAGAAAATACCGTTCTGTTACATTATTGTAGAAGATAAATTCTGCTGGAAAAGTCTGAAATCGCAGAAACAACCTGATTTGCTTTCTACACTCAACCCCTTTTCTATGTACTTTTATGTTGTCTAGAGAATTGGCTGATTGAAGTATGACCATTTTAGTGTGAgaaattttaatatatacaaatgaaTAAACACCAGAATGTAGTGCATGTATGACAATATTTCTAGTTTGACACAGCCCCCTCAATTAAATATACAGCACAATGCTACTGTAGACTATGCACAGATGTAAGCCATATACAAATACCTAAAATACACAATgcgcactatcatcatcatcaccatttatttatatagcgccactaattttgcagcgctgtacagagaactcacatcagtccctgccccattggggcttacagtctgaattccctaacatacacacacacagactagggtcaatttgttagcagccaattaacctaccagtaagtttttggagtgtgggaggaaaccggagcacccagtggaaacccacgcaaacatggggagaacatacaaactcctcacagataaggccacggtcaggaattgaactcatgaccacagtgtggtaaagcagaagtgctaatcactaagccactgttCTCTCTGTTTTAGTAGCTAGCTTCTGAGTTTGTGTGGTTAGAATGATGATGCTCATATACACTATCAGCATGTAAGCTTAAATAGCAACATATACCATCTGTAGCCATTACACTGACAttagaacacacacacaccctttagTTAACCAATACAGACAGCATCCAACGGACCACTCGCATATCTATTTGACTAAAAAGCTAAGGGTGAAACCAGAGTAACACTAAAGCTGACATATTCTGCAGCTTTCATATTGCTCTTTTCTAAGCTGAAAAAGGATACTATATAGGTTAATTTATTGTAGAGTATTTTATCCTGGAGAGCTGCTCTGCTTAATTTTTCAGTTTTGCTTTGAGTAATAGTTTTTAATTACATGAATTACAATGGGTACCAGCTATTCTATTACTAGTTTTGTGCTGATGGTCTTACTTGTGGCTTAAAAATTTAATCATCCTTACTTGATCTGGACACagcatacattttatatatgctcgctatattataatacatactaaataaataatatatactacTTATATGATTGGTAGCTATTATAAGACAAgttgtattttatcttttacattctCCATAATGCAACTTCTAAATCtctacttcaaccactgggtATAAGTTTATTAAAGTTGGATATATCCAATGTTTGGCATTGTAGGTCACCATGTTGCCAGgcatagaaaatgtatttagaaGTCAGGAGTCATGGGTATAAAATCAGAAACTAGCAACATGGCAATACAAATATGCACATAATGCAAAAAATCTTAAGAATGGGGCTAATAATTACAAACTTTCCGGTGCCCTAATTACAATAGCCCATGTTCACGTACAATAGTTACAGAACAGCCTATGTTTTTATTACACCAGTTTGTGCCTCTAAAAAAGCATTATACAATTCTGTGTCCCACCCGCACACAGCACAGTTATACACCAGATTGGTTTCACCCACATATGTATTACACCTGCTTGTGTGCAAAGAATTAAGCCAGCCTGTGTgaccctataaaaaaaaattaactagcCTGTGCTTCCGCTGAACACTTCCCTACCCAAAACACCATTAGAATTGGTTCACGTCATTGGCACTTCCAGACATTTGTGTCTATGTATAAGACAAATATGGATGAAAAAACGCATTACCACCCTTTTATCTATGTTTGCCTCTTCTTGGGCCACTTTGTACAGACgtccacaggggcaaacgcaggaattCTAGAGAGCGGTTACCTAGCTGCCAAAGTGTGCGTTATGAATATCTCCTATCCACTATTCAATAATTAGTACTCACGCTAAAGTGAGAAACCCTCTGTCAGTGCGCAAACCCTCTTGACTGTTGCAAGATGTTGGGGGGCAGGAGGTGATAATACTGTACTCCCATCAGGAGTACAGTTATTTTTTGGTTTTAGGTGAAAATTCCCTTTAACAGTTAaccttgaaattaatgttatagaTGGTAAACTTAAACTCTTATACAATTAATTTTGGAATTTTACCGTTTTATAAAGTGGATGGAGTATTCACCTACATTAACACAGCAAGGTCTCCCACAAATATTAGACAATGGCTAAAATGGACGCTGGTATACACCATTGTCAGTTGTACTTGATATAACACCCACATTACACTAAGCTGTGCCCCTCTCACCCTACTTACCTTTTTTGGGAAGAAACGGGTGCACCTGTTGTACTGCTCGCTACCCTCCCTGCACCAGAATTTTTTGTAACCTCTGAGGCCAAATGGAGCAGAGCTGCATTATATGTAATACCTCAATATTACCTACAGTGTCACTCTGCTCCAAAACACATAGCACTAgggttatatgtgtgtgtgtacatagagCCCTGTTTATGTAAATACTAAATGCCATAACCAGTAGAATCAGTACCCAgcatttaatgtttatttattgaacACTGGTGCACTGCAGATAGGACCGTCTTTAAGAGCCTGTTTCCACTGCATGAGAAGAACAGGAGGTTTCTTCCAGTACAAGATTGCATTTTATTGTTGGCGCCAGATCAGGACTTGTCCAGATTTGCTCAGGGCAAACCATTAACCACTCACCCATGTTATCCTCTGAAAGGCTTCGCCCAACGATTTTCAGTGTGCTTTCTTCCTTTAGTTTTGGTAAGctgaaacatttacatatttttattactagtatttttttttagtaaagcaaCTTTCAACAACATAGGTATATGTAGAAAGATTACCACCTGATTCCTAAGTAGGTGTAATAATTGTATATTAAGTATTTTGCATTGCAAAGTTGGTAACTGCTATGTCATTATCTGCTGCAGAATTTAATTTGCAGGGAGAGTGCAGAAGCTcagttattttattaataatttcatttatacaaaaaaattatgaaCACAAAGTCACGAACAGTCTCACTGGTAATGCAGGGATGAGTAATAAGCCAAAAGATAATGCAGCTATTAATACAATAGAATAACTTTCTTTGTTGCAATCCAGAACTATAAACCGTGTCTCTAAGGAAATGCTGGTGCAGATTAACACAGCCTTTGAAGCAATACAAGAATATAAACAATGTCTCTTGAGGCAATGCTGGTGCAGATTAACCAGCGATCACTGCAAAGCTCTACAAGAGAGAAATACGTGGGTACCCCAGTCAATGTCTGAGGATAAAGACACTACAATTGGCCATGGTCACATGCCCTTGAACTGCTATGCAATATGCAGATGCAAAATCAGATATCAGGAGCCAGGATTCAAATACACACAGAGCCAGGAATCAGCAGACCTGTAAGATGCAAATCCAAGTATCGGGAGACAAATGAATGCAGAAGCAGGAGGTATTGATGCAATGTTTGGAGCACATAGAACAGAGATTCAGGAAGGTAGCATGTCAACACTATCACTGGCGAGTTGCAGGACAGGTGAGTTTTTATGTCTTTCAGTCAGCACTCGGAGGAAGGCACTCCTGAACTAGCAGAACCAGAACCAGCAGAATGCAAGACAGATGAAAAACCCAACACTTCCTGATCTCTGCCACACTCTTATTATGTTGCAGACTACAAAGGCCTTTGTCCTGCCCGCCCTACCATACAGTCTTGAGAAAAAGGAGATCCCTGCCAGCATGATATTGACCCTGGCCTCCTGCTCGTCCTTTAATTTGCTCAGAAAAGCAAACTATATGTAGGGGTTCTTTACCCTCTGACGTTCCTACTGACTAGAATTGCTTCCATTTCTTCCAGTCTGCACTATATATGCTCTATGTCTATGCAGCCAATGACCTCACAGCCTTT
The Mixophyes fleayi isolate aMixFle1 chromosome 1, aMixFle1.hap1, whole genome shotgun sequence DNA segment above includes these coding regions:
- the ENKD1 gene encoding enkurin domain-containing protein 1 encodes the protein MCEGASRITGPIPPDPTLFPECYRRPASARGRLEGTDMKLGFLFGPLAPDPTLYPTCYTARPANPAPRIRPNAQDIWQRGQKGTVGVLLRLEGISLHAGSPPPRKSKDHGKENVRRMREIQKRCRDKEMDRAREAPKPVRALWKSPKYEHVESRVKVKLEQPPPPSTAPGPFLKSHSKCGACVPPRRPGSPSTARDTMQVHGSSIDFVAHNARSAKKVQIRRSRSVDTLHGVLEDQRRQQEEYDAKQKGHVPQYLLDLKETWKKEREDRKQRTPDPSLPPGHTLMPEHDRQQTLQNIQQTQSQLVKDLLMLPVRADTLSIQNRRTELEKKLSEIEEAIKIFSRPKVFIKIDS